From a single Leishmania donovani BPK282A1 complete genome, chromosome 17 genomic region:
- a CDS encoding histone H2B: MATRRRPSCKPSNSHKSHRKPKRSWNVYVCRSLKAINAQMSMSHRTMKIVNSYVSDVMERICTEAAVLVRTNKKRTLGAREVQTAVRVVLPAELAKHAMAEGTKAVSKMCH; the protein is encoded by the coding sequence ATggccacccgccgccgcccttccTGCAAGCCTTCCAACTCGCACAAGTCGCACCGCAAGCCTAAGCGCTCGTGGAACGTGTACGTCTGCCGCTCGCTGAAGGCGATCAACGCCCAGATGTCGATGTCGCACCGCACGATGAAGATCGTGAACTCGTACGTGAGCGACGTGATGGAGCGCATCTGCACTGAGGCTGCGGTGCTTGTTCGCACGAACAAGAAGCGCACGCTGGGTGCGCGCGAGgtgcagacggcggtgcgcgttgtgctgccggcggagctCGCGAAGCACGCCATGGCTGAGGGCACGAAGGCCGTGTCGAAAATGTGCCATTAG